A window of the Bacteroidota bacterium genome harbors these coding sequences:
- a CDS encoding response regulator — MKNPFKISLFGPMMIVFLILVQAMVVVTGYLSYRKFNTIVDYVKIPEKPSSNLVLMRQIISDLSNTERNAKSYYLTRKGNYLSGYYESLVRLSSNIDKLDTAGWEDHEERVCADSLESLFGKELLVLNDLVYLDNNEYVTNQLQVISDQIGKMKLAPANPVSANNNDEEKNKNGFLNRVFGKNKNGSNAQAGNTDQLAHIKKDMNKQVVTVKQTQKDELRRIKNEEFRITDENMSLSDNIHSFLDKIEVIEQNRIRTRNAHAAADAQESKSTISIFCGLIISLLLISSAFIARYATHNKRRNELLRKEKTFAQQQAESKQNLVANMSHEIRTPLNSIIGFSEQVLQSDLAPQQHQHVSIVKKSADHLLHVINNILDNSKLEAGKFLFQEINFSPADPILEAIHSMQVQAKVKGIALQYEISGDLPAMIVGDPVRLTQILLNILGNAIKYTPEGWVKLEATCDQEKKLICISVADTGTGIPSAKLTTIFNEYEQADAIASLRGTGLGLSITKKLVELQGGNITLESKVGEGTKVTILMPYTETEIIAAEKHNKNEQQEFHDPEKLRGKRILIADDEQFNRMLLASILKKHGLFFSEAANGKEALAQLEKNDFDMVLMDLRMPEMNGIVATENIRNLADSKKAGVPVVALTAGLESEKTEICRKAGMNDFISKPYREAELLRKLARYLT, encoded by the coding sequence ATGAAAAATCCATTCAAAATATCGTTGTTCGGGCCGATGATGATCGTGTTTCTCATTCTCGTGCAGGCGATGGTGGTCGTGACGGGTTATCTGAGTTACAGGAAATTCAACACGATCGTCGATTATGTGAAGATCCCGGAAAAACCTTCTTCCAATCTCGTTCTCATGCGACAAATCATTTCCGATCTTTCGAATACAGAGCGAAATGCAAAATCATATTATCTCACGCGCAAAGGAAATTATCTCTCCGGTTATTATGAATCGCTTGTTCGCTTGTCTTCGAATATCGATAAGCTGGATACCGCAGGATGGGAAGATCATGAAGAACGTGTGTGTGCCGATAGCCTTGAATCGCTTTTTGGAAAAGAACTCTTAGTCCTTAATGACCTGGTTTATCTCGATAATAATGAATATGTGACGAATCAGTTACAGGTAATTTCCGACCAGATCGGTAAAATGAAACTGGCCCCGGCAAATCCCGTGTCAGCGAATAATAATGATGAAGAAAAAAATAAGAACGGATTTTTAAATCGGGTTTTCGGAAAAAATAAAAATGGATCCAATGCACAGGCCGGCAACACCGACCAGCTTGCCCACATTAAAAAAGACATGAACAAGCAGGTGGTGACGGTGAAACAAACTCAGAAAGATGAACTTCGCCGCATCAAAAATGAAGAGTTCAGGATCACGGACGAAAATATGTCATTGTCGGACAACATTCATTCATTTCTCGACAAGATAGAAGTGATCGAACAGAACAGGATCAGGACGCGCAACGCGCACGCTGCAGCGGATGCGCAGGAAAGTAAATCTACCATAAGTATTTTCTGCGGACTGATCATTTCCCTGTTGCTTATTTCCAGTGCATTTATTGCGCGTTATGCCACGCACAACAAACGCAGGAATGAGTTGTTGCGCAAAGAAAAAACTTTCGCGCAGCAACAGGCCGAATCAAAACAGAATCTCGTTGCCAATATGAGCCACGAGATACGTACGCCGCTTAATTCCATTATCGGTTTTTCGGAACAGGTATTGCAATCAGATCTTGCGCCACAGCAACACCAGCACGTGAGCATTGTAAAAAAATCAGCAGACCATCTCCTGCACGTGATCAATAATATTCTTGACAATTCGAAACTCGAAGCCGGAAAATTTCTTTTCCAGGAAATAAATTTTTCACCTGCCGATCCTATTCTCGAAGCAATTCATTCCATGCAGGTCCAGGCGAAAGTGAAAGGAATTGCTTTGCAATATGAAATCTCCGGTGATCTCCCCGCAATGATCGTTGGTGATCCTGTCCGGCTTACGCAGATCCTTCTGAATATTCTGGGTAACGCTATCAAATATACTCCTGAAGGATGGGTGAAACTGGAAGCGACCTGTGACCAGGAAAAAAAGCTGATCTGCATAAGTGTTGCCGACACTGGTACAGGTATTCCTTCAGCAAAACTCACCACCATCTTCAATGAGTATGAACAAGCCGATGCCATTGCATCTTTGCGCGGAACGGGACTTGGTTTATCCATCACAAAAAAATTAGTGGAATTGCAGGGCGGAAATATTACGCTGGAAAGTAAAGTAGGTGAAGGAACAAAAGTCACGATCCTGATGCCTTATACGGAAACGGAAATAATAGCGGCAGAAAAACATAATAAGAATGAGCAACAGGAATTTCATGATCCTGAAAAACTCCGCGGCAAAAGAATTCTTATTGCCGATGATGAACAGTTCAACAGGATGCTGCTGGCTTCCATTCTTAAAAAACACGGATTGTTTTTTTCCGAAGCGGCAAACGGAAAAGAAGCGCTTGCACAATTAGAAAAAAATGATTTCGACATGGTGCTCATGGATCTGCGGATGCCGGAAATGAACGGCATCGTTGCAACAGAAAATATCCGCAATCTCGCCGATAGTAAAAAAGCAGGAGTTCCGGTTGTTGCATTGACCGCCGGCCTCGAGTCGGAAAAAACGGAAATATGCCGCAAAGCCGGGATGAATGATTTTATTTCCAAACCCTACCGCGAGGCCGAGCTGCTCCGGAAACTTGCCCGGTATTTAACGTGA
- a CDS encoding Hpt domain-containing protein, with protein sequence MPDRKKFDLGPLKELCSGDEVFYAEMIKTFFRTTLAGISSMQKAAEEKKWKEVSELAHKMRGPCTHLSTHALSELLVQIEKDISGGQSTDHIPGLVSRATQEAEDVIGLIKTETGL encoded by the coding sequence ATGCCTGATCGTAAAAAATTTGACCTGGGCCCATTGAAGGAACTTTGTTCAGGCGACGAAGTTTTTTATGCTGAAATGATAAAAACATTTTTCCGAACAACACTGGCCGGAATTTCATCCATGCAAAAAGCCGCTGAAGAAAAGAAGTGGAAAGAAGTTTCTGAACTCGCTCATAAAATGAGAGGGCCATGCACGCATCTTTCGACGCATGCACTTTCGGAATTATTGGTGCAGATAGAAAAAGATATTTCCGGCGGGCAAAGCACGGATCACATTCCCGGTTTAGTGAGTAGGGCAACACAGGAAGCAGAAGATGTCATCGGCCTTATAAAAACAGAAACCGGTTTGTGA
- a CDS encoding sigma-54-dependent Fis family transcriptional regulator translates to MKAKPILIQVVEDDEWYNKLLVHTVSLNPDFEVKSFFNAKDFLRQLDSLPHIVTLDHRLPDMQGTEVLSEIRKKSPDTEVIIISEQQEIAAAVELFHLGVYDYLIKEKNIREKLLNTLNNILKTIHLKERVSTLEKEVGKKYDFSQLLIGESEQLKKVEEMIGKAIGSTINVIITGETGTGKEVVAKSIHFNSVRHKKPFVAVNVAAIPSELIESELFGHEKGAFTGASARRIGKFEEANGGTLFLDEIGEMDISIQAKLLRALQEKEITRVGDNAHVKVDCRIIVATHRNLKEEVSQGRFREDLYYRLFGLPIELPPLRERGRDVLLLANEFISSFCEENAIPLKALSPETEKKLMSYTFPGNIRELKSVVELAVVLSDSEKIYSDDIKLSSPDAVAEVISEEASLREYNIRIVKTYLRKYNNDVKLVAQKLGIGSATIYRMQKEDSSIISK, encoded by the coding sequence ATGAAAGCGAAACCAATACTGATACAGGTAGTAGAAGATGACGAATGGTACAACAAATTGTTGGTACACACGGTTTCATTGAATCCCGATTTCGAGGTAAAAAGTTTTTTCAACGCAAAGGATTTTCTACGGCAGTTGGATTCATTGCCACACATCGTTACGCTCGATCATCGTTTGCCGGATATGCAGGGAACAGAAGTGCTTAGCGAGATCCGGAAAAAAAGCCCGGATACAGAAGTGATCATCATTTCTGAACAACAGGAAATAGCGGCGGCGGTTGAACTTTTTCATCTCGGCGTTTACGATTACCTCATTAAGGAAAAAAACATCCGCGAAAAACTACTCAATACACTAAATAATATTTTAAAAACAATTCATTTAAAGGAACGCGTTTCAACTCTTGAAAAAGAAGTCGGAAAAAAATATGATTTCTCACAATTGCTTATCGGTGAAAGCGAGCAACTGAAAAAAGTGGAAGAAATGATCGGCAAAGCGATCGGGTCGACGATCAATGTCATTATCACCGGTGAAACAGGAACGGGAAAAGAAGTCGTCGCTAAATCCATTCATTTCAATTCGGTACGCCACAAAAAACCTTTTGTCGCAGTGAATGTTGCTGCAATTCCATCGGAGCTTATTGAAAGTGAATTGTTCGGCCACGAGAAAGGTGCATTTACCGGCGCATCGGCAAGGCGCATCGGAAAATTCGAAGAAGCAAATGGCGGAACACTTTTCCTTGACGAGATCGGCGAAATGGATATTTCCATTCAGGCGAAATTGCTTCGCGCTTTGCAGGAAAAAGAAATTACGCGCGTAGGCGATAATGCGCATGTGAAAGTAGATTGCCGCATCATCGTAGCCACGCACCGCAACCTGAAAGAAGAAGTTTCACAAGGCCGTTTCCGCGAAGATCTTTATTATCGGTTGTTCGGGCTTCCCATTGAATTGCCGCCATTGCGTGAGCGCGGGCGCGATGTGCTTTTGCTCGCGAATGAATTCATCAGTAGTTTCTGCGAAGAAAATGCAATTCCGCTGAAAGCACTTTCTCCGGAAACAGAAAAAAAATTAATGAGTTATACTTTTCCCGGAAATATCCGCGAACTGAAATCCGTTGTTGAACTTGCGGTTGTACTCAGTGATTCTGAAAAAATTTATTCCGATGATATCAAGTTGTCTTCACCCGATGCGGTTGCTGAAGTAATTTCCGAAGAGGCGAGTTTACGCGAGTATAATATTCGTATTGTAAAAACGTATCTCCGGAAATATAATAATGATGTAAAGCTTGTGGCGCAGAAACTCGGAATAGGATCCGCTACCATTTACCGGATGCAAAAAGAAGATTCCA